A part of Actinobaculum sp. 313 genomic DNA contains:
- a CDS encoding histidine phosphatase family protein has translation MTAERIVVWRHGQTALNASGHIQGAQDHPLNDTGRTQAREIAPQIAALNPTRIVSSPLSRAFDTAQEAAALVKLPIETDPRLRERSFGVWEGLNRAQIRERYPEQFAVWNAGGQPEGVGVETKNATGIRFAAAAEEHAAAMERGTLLIVAHGAAIAYGTCQLLGLNADEWMGLRGLDNCHWGMLIAQGERIPRWRLVAYNRLVNDEAVPNLETQ, from the coding sequence ATGACAGCGGAACGTATTGTGGTTTGGCGGCATGGGCAGACTGCTCTTAACGCCAGCGGGCACATTCAAGGAGCGCAGGATCACCCGCTCAACGACACGGGACGGACACAAGCACGTGAGATCGCCCCGCAGATTGCGGCTTTGAATCCTACGCGAATCGTCAGTTCACCACTTTCGCGTGCTTTTGATACCGCCCAAGAGGCGGCCGCGTTGGTGAAACTGCCCATCGAGACAGACCCGCGCTTGCGTGAGCGCTCGTTTGGTGTATGGGAAGGTTTGAATCGGGCGCAGATCCGGGAACGCTATCCCGAGCAGTTTGCGGTGTGGAATGCCGGCGGCCAACCGGAGGGCGTCGGCGTGGAGACGAAGAACGCGACCGGTATCCGCTTCGCCGCAGCAGCTGAGGAGCACGCCGCAGCGATGGAGAGGGGAACGCTGCTTATCGTTGCTCACGGCGCTGCGATTGCCTATGGAACTTGCCAGCTGTTGGGGCTGAATGCCGATGAGTGGATGGGCCTACGCGGCCTCGACAACTGCCATTGGGGCATGCTCATTGCGCAGGGGGAACGCATTCCGCGCTGGCGGCTTGTGGCATATAACCGCCTTGTGAACGACGAAGCCGTCCCCAACTTAGAAACGCAGTGA
- a CDS encoding aldo/keto reductase, with product MASEYTQAWKAMEEAVEAGKVRSIGLSNFPQRKLQEIMDIANIVPAVVQVEMHPYWNQHAMKQLLADKGVVFEAWYPLGHGDATLLAEPVFARLGEKYGKTPAQTILRWHLQQGNVIFPKTLNLAHMAENIDLFDFELADAEMAEIAELPQKPYYVIPEDAPDFTKTVNDYDAMQD from the coding sequence ATGGCGAGCGAGTACACGCAGGCGTGGAAGGCCATGGAAGAGGCGGTTGAGGCTGGGAAGGTTCGCTCCATCGGCCTATCGAACTTCCCACAGCGCAAGCTGCAGGAGATTATGGACATTGCGAACATTGTGCCGGCGGTAGTGCAGGTTGAGATGCATCCCTACTGGAACCAGCATGCGATGAAGCAGCTCTTGGCGGATAAGGGTGTTGTGTTCGAGGCGTGGTACCCGCTCGGGCATGGCGATGCCACTTTATTGGCTGAACCCGTGTTTGCGCGTCTGGGGGAGAAGTACGGAAAGACGCCGGCGCAGACCATCTTGCGTTGGCACCTTCAGCAAGGCAACGTGATTTTTCCGAAGACGCTCAATCTTGCACACATGGCGGAGAACATTGACCTGTTCGATTTCGAATTGGCGGATGCCGAGATGGCCGAGATTGCAGAGCTCCCTCAAAAGCCGTACTACGTCATTCCGGAAGACGCGCCAGATTTCACCAAAACAGTCAATGACTATGACGCCATGCAGGACTAA
- a CDS encoding SDR family NAD(P)-dependent oxidoreductase — protein sequence MSRIFITGSTQELGRNAAAELLDADHDVVVHARTAKRARSLTDLMDRGADVVGGDLAELEEVTRLADDVNRLGQMDAVIHNAGIIDGRALLPANVVAPYVLTALIDRPERLVYLSSGMHTGGRADLSGIDWSDTRATRTYSDTKLLVTALAFYVARMRPEVLANTVRPGWVPTRMGSQDATDDLRLGHVTQVWLATSDMPSAQVTGEHWFHQEILEPHPATRDTAFQEQLVDALATYSGVPLG from the coding sequence ATGTCCCGCATCTTCATCACCGGTTCGACCCAGGAGCTCGGGCGAAATGCCGCCGCTGAGCTACTCGACGCCGACCATGACGTCGTCGTTCATGCACGCACTGCGAAACGTGCGCGGAGTCTCACCGATCTTATGGATCGTGGTGCCGACGTCGTCGGCGGCGATCTTGCCGAACTCGAGGAAGTCACCAGACTTGCCGATGACGTGAACAGGCTCGGTCAGATGGACGCAGTCATCCACAATGCCGGAATCATCGATGGCCGTGCGCTCCTTCCGGCAAATGTCGTCGCCCCGTATGTTCTGACGGCACTCATTGATAGGCCGGAACGCCTTGTTTACCTCAGTAGCGGGATGCACACCGGCGGCCGCGCCGATCTCAGCGGGATCGACTGGTCCGACACCCGCGCAACCCGCACGTACTCCGATACGAAACTCCTGGTCACGGCGTTGGCCTTTTATGTGGCGCGGATGCGGCCCGAGGTTCTTGCCAATACCGTACGGCCCGGCTGGGTCCCCACTCGAATGGGCAGCCAGGATGCGACCGACGACCTTCGCCTGGGGCACGTCACGCAGGTATGGCTCGCCACCAGCGACATGCCCTCCGCTCAGGTCACCGGTGAGCATTGGTTCCATCAGGAAATTCTTGAACCGCATCCCGCTACACGCGATACGGCGTTCCAGGAGCAGTTGGTCGATGCCCTCGCCACATATAGCGGAGTGCCATTGGGGTAG
- a CDS encoding MFS transporter: MSVSTTRSPLPTIALLVLAGFVCIFNEAEMNIALIAISKIYGIEVTSAQWLTTGYMLITGTFMPLSAFAMGRFGSRKTVLGALTVLLFGLLVSAFAPNFGILLAGRLIQALGCSFFTPVMMAVIITLAPKNRLGTYNGVMMFVLMAAPALSPTFAGVILTSFGLPWLFYVIIPILILLIIALSIFLPDTIEARQTTLDMRSVIFSILGFGGVVYAVGNAASAGFTAPTTLVPAGVGVIALIVYSRRQLRLERPLLNVRIFANRQYRASIVLVGVLQTILFGTILVAPLFLQDTWGMSASQAGLLILPSGVATAIANLMAGIAYDRFGTRIVPYGLAVCTVGYLGVAATMYWDLGKASFAIFCVVYALGLPFAMTALTSNSLKSLEPEQYPDGSSLNNTIQQITGSAGTALFTIIAYRSFTLPGNTYASRLSNGAEVSFLVAALAMLILFDTYLLLRPVLTRRRPDEQVRSVLES, encoded by the coding sequence ATGTCAGTATCCACAACCAGGTCGCCTCTGCCGACCATCGCGCTCCTCGTGCTCGCGGGCTTCGTCTGCATCTTCAACGAAGCCGAGATGAACATCGCCCTTATCGCCATCTCAAAAATCTATGGCATCGAGGTTACAAGCGCCCAGTGGTTGACCACCGGGTACATGCTTATTACCGGTACCTTCATGCCGTTGTCTGCCTTCGCGATGGGCCGCTTCGGATCTCGCAAAACCGTACTCGGCGCGCTCACCGTGCTGCTCTTCGGCCTTCTTGTCTCCGCTTTTGCTCCGAACTTCGGCATACTGCTGGCAGGACGGCTGATTCAGGCCCTTGGCTGCTCCTTCTTCACTCCGGTGATGATGGCAGTGATTATCACCTTGGCACCGAAGAACAGGCTCGGCACCTACAACGGCGTCATGATGTTCGTACTTATGGCAGCACCGGCGCTCTCCCCCACTTTTGCGGGAGTCATCCTCACCTCTTTCGGCCTGCCATGGCTGTTCTACGTCATTATTCCGATACTCATCCTTCTTATCATCGCCCTGAGCATTTTCCTACCAGACACAATCGAAGCACGGCAGACCACTCTCGACATGCGCTCCGTCATCTTCTCCATACTCGGCTTCGGCGGTGTGGTATACGCGGTTGGCAATGCCGCCTCCGCGGGCTTTACCGCGCCGACCACATTAGTGCCGGCAGGCGTCGGCGTTATAGCACTTATCGTGTACTCGCGGCGCCAACTCCGCTTAGAGCGCCCACTGCTCAACGTGCGAATCTTCGCGAACCGTCAGTACCGCGCCTCCATCGTCTTGGTCGGCGTCTTGCAGACAATACTATTTGGTACCATCCTTGTCGCACCGCTCTTCCTGCAGGACACGTGGGGCATGAGCGCTTCCCAGGCGGGGCTGCTCATCCTTCCCAGCGGTGTCGCAACTGCTATCGCCAACCTCATGGCGGGAATTGCCTATGATCGCTTCGGTACGCGCATTGTTCCCTACGGCCTAGCCGTCTGCACCGTCGGCTATCTGGGCGTGGCCGCAACAATGTACTGGGATCTCGGCAAGGCCTCCTTCGCCATATTCTGCGTCGTGTATGCCCTGGGTCTCCCGTTCGCGATGACCGCGCTGACATCCAACTCCTTGAAGAGCCTGGAGCCTGAGCAATACCCGGACGGTTCATCCCTAAACAACACCATCCAGCAAATCACCGGCTCTGCGGGTACCGCACTGTTCACAATCATCGCTTACCGCTCATTCACTCTGCCGGGAAATACCTACGCGAGCCGTTTGAGCAATGGGGCGGAAGTGAGTTTCCTCGTGGCGGCTCTGGCTATGCTCATCCTATTTGACACCTATCTGCTGCTCCGTCCCGTGCTCACGCGTCGGCGGCCAGACGAACAGGTGCGCAGTGTCCTGGAGAGCTGA
- a CDS encoding carboxymuconolactone decarboxylase family protein, with product MAPQFAALNDDVLFAQVWAREDELSARDRSMITIAALFSVGLYPQLRAHLELGKAHGITREEAVEIVTQLAFCCGWPKAWSTFPMIAEIWGDDAA from the coding sequence TTGGCCCCGCAATTTGCGGCCCTTAACGACGACGTTCTTTTCGCGCAGGTATGGGCACGTGAGGACGAGCTCAGCGCCCGTGATCGTTCCATGATCACGATTGCCGCACTGTTTTCGGTCGGCCTGTATCCACAACTGCGCGCGCATCTTGAGCTTGGAAAGGCGCATGGGATCACCAGGGAGGAAGCCGTTGAGATCGTGACGCAGTTGGCCTTTTGCTGTGGCTGGCCGAAAGCCTGGAGCACGTTCCCGATGATCGCGGAAATCTGGGGCGACGACGCTGCCTGA
- a CDS encoding ATP-dependent 6-phosphofructokinase, which produces MATKRIGILTAGGDAPGLNAAIRGFGKAAIGEHGWKLFGFRDGMRGLAENRFTELDASALSGILTTGGTLLGTSRDKVHRMVVDGEVRDMIPTIVENVEKDKLDALVCLGGGGTAKNARRLMDAGINVIHLPKTIDNDIVHTDSSFGFSTALEIATEAVDRLHSTAHSHHRIILTEIMGHRAGWLALGAGVAGGADVILLPEVPYSVDSIAERIERRRKQGSTFSVVAVAEGALSIADAEELAHAQALVKDASSPELKAMAKKGVKALEASHRANTFTLAEQLEEATGLEARVTILGYVQRGGTPNAADRLLGTRLGVAGANAIAAGKFGVMVADRGHDTALVPLKDVAGKVKYVPRDHEWIKAARAVGTALGD; this is translated from the coding sequence ATGGCGACCAAACGTATAGGAATCCTCACGGCGGGCGGCGATGCCCCTGGACTCAACGCAGCAATTCGTGGCTTCGGCAAGGCAGCAATCGGTGAACACGGCTGGAAGCTGTTCGGTTTTCGCGATGGAATGCGCGGACTGGCGGAGAATCGTTTCACTGAACTCGATGCGTCGGCGCTTTCCGGCATCCTTACCACCGGCGGTACATTGCTCGGCACGAGCCGCGATAAGGTCCACCGCATGGTTGTGGATGGCGAAGTTCGCGATATGATCCCGACAATCGTCGAGAACGTTGAGAAGGACAAGCTCGACGCGCTCGTCTGTCTGGGCGGGGGAGGGACTGCGAAGAACGCGCGCCGTCTCATGGACGCGGGGATCAACGTCATCCACCTTCCGAAGACCATCGATAACGATATCGTTCACACAGATTCATCCTTCGGTTTCTCCACTGCGCTGGAGATCGCGACGGAGGCCGTGGACCGTCTGCATTCGACGGCGCATTCCCATCATCGCATCATCCTCACCGAGATCATGGGGCATCGCGCCGGGTGGCTGGCGCTTGGCGCCGGAGTTGCCGGCGGGGCCGATGTAATTCTTCTGCCCGAGGTTCCCTACTCGGTGGACTCTATTGCCGAGCGCATTGAACGGCGGCGGAAGCAGGGATCGACTTTCTCCGTCGTTGCGGTGGCGGAAGGCGCGCTGAGCATTGCCGATGCGGAAGAACTTGCCCATGCCCAAGCCCTGGTCAAGGACGCCTCAAGCCCTGAGCTCAAAGCGATGGCAAAGAAGGGAGTCAAAGCGCTCGAGGCATCGCATCGCGCCAACACCTTCACACTTGCCGAGCAATTGGAAGAAGCGACCGGTCTGGAGGCCCGCGTCACCATCTTGGGATACGTCCAGCGCGGCGGCACGCCCAATGCCGCGGACCGCCTGCTGGGTACAAGGCTCGGCGTAGCCGGGGCAAACGCCATCGCGGCCGGAAAGTTTGGCGTCATGGTGGCGGACCGCGGGCATGACACGGCTCTTGTGCCGCTTAAGGATGTGGCCGGCAAGGTGAAGTACGTGCCGCGTGACCATGAGTGGATCAAGGCGGCCCGGGCAGTCGGTACGGCGCTGGGCGACTAA
- a CDS encoding LysR family transcriptional regulator, producing MNFEQLRQLEAVAEFGTVSAAADELIMSQSALSRSLARLEKDLGIALFDRHGRSISLNRAGATALEYVHSILREERLMRAALNELANRAQTLTVGTVAPAPLWRLTALAVERFPGLLLSSQTIGQSDVERRLISAEIDLAISLQPLHYPAINSVPLMSEQLSVLVPESHRLAAQKTLTRDDLDGETFLLYAGVGCWLERVQMALPHSTLILQEDFSVFQQLVPTSGLLSFTTDAVFLTDTTSGVVLPLPDEISRATYHLLVRGDGPREAVRLFEWVAAQSESRHN from the coding sequence ATGAACTTCGAACAATTGCGTCAGTTGGAGGCGGTGGCGGAATTCGGCACGGTGAGCGCCGCTGCGGACGAATTGATCATGTCCCAGAGCGCCCTCAGCCGTTCACTAGCACGGCTGGAGAAGGACCTCGGCATAGCTCTCTTTGACAGGCACGGGCGCAGCATCTCTCTGAACAGGGCCGGTGCCACCGCACTCGAATACGTCCACTCGATCCTGCGGGAGGAGCGTCTCATGCGCGCCGCGCTCAACGAGCTGGCGAATCGCGCCCAGACCCTGACGGTCGGAACGGTCGCCCCGGCGCCTCTGTGGCGTCTCACCGCTCTTGCTGTGGAGCGCTTCCCCGGTCTGCTTCTCTCTTCCCAGACCATCGGCCAAAGTGATGTGGAGCGGCGCCTTATCAGCGCCGAGATTGATCTGGCGATCTCCTTACAACCGTTGCATTATCCGGCCATCAACTCAGTCCCGCTCATGAGCGAACAACTATCGGTTCTCGTACCTGAGAGCCACCGCCTCGCCGCGCAGAAAACACTGACCCGCGACGACCTAGATGGTGAGACCTTCCTGCTGTATGCGGGGGTCGGATGCTGGCTGGAGCGGGTGCAGATGGCCCTGCCACATTCGACGCTGATCCTGCAAGAGGACTTCTCAGTGTTCCAGCAACTTGTTCCCACCTCCGGGTTGTTGAGTTTTACCACCGACGCCGTCTTCCTCACCGATACGACCTCGGGCGTGGTGCTGCCCCTGCCCGACGAGATTTCCCGTGCAACGTACCATCTGCTCGTCCGTGGAGACGGCCCGCGCGAAGCCGTCCGGCTCTTCGAGTGGGTAGCAGCCCAATCCGAATCCCGGCACAATTGA
- a CDS encoding aldo/keto reductase: protein MLYTTLNNGVEMPMLGYGVFQTPPDETERCVTEALEVGYRLIDTAQAYANEEGVGAAFAKSGLARDEVFITSKIWVSNMNYERAAASIDESLKKLGTDHIDLMLLHQAMGDYPGAYRAMEDAYKAGKLRAIGLSNFYPERLIDVATLAEVLPAVNQIETHPFRQEDAAHEVMANLGVQHEAWAPFAEGQNNIFTNPVLAEIGAKYGKKPGQVTLRALIQKGVVVIPKSTHRDRMEENFNVFDFELTDEDLAAFQTLDDGTFPRTFDHYDPKVVQWLLGDLVKKQQLGGGSLY from the coding sequence ATGCTGTACACAACACTGAATAATGGCGTTGAAATGCCCATGCTCGGCTACGGAGTCTTTCAGACCCCGCCCGATGAGACCGAGCGGTGCGTGACCGAGGCACTGGAAGTCGGTTATCGGCTTATCGACACGGCTCAGGCCTACGCCAATGAAGAGGGAGTCGGTGCCGCTTTCGCAAAGAGTGGTCTTGCACGGGACGAAGTGTTCATTACATCCAAGATCTGGGTGTCCAATATGAACTATGAACGTGCCGCCGCTTCGATTGATGAATCGTTGAAGAAACTCGGCACTGATCATATCGATCTGATGCTGCTCCACCAGGCGATGGGTGACTATCCCGGTGCGTATCGCGCGATGGAGGATGCATACAAAGCGGGCAAACTGCGCGCAATCGGGCTTTCCAACTTCTATCCCGAGCGGTTGATTGATGTCGCGACTCTGGCAGAGGTTCTGCCAGCCGTCAATCAGATCGAAACCCACCCGTTCCGGCAGGAGGACGCTGCTCATGAAGTGATGGCGAACCTTGGGGTTCAGCACGAGGCATGGGCGCCCTTTGCCGAGGGCCAGAACAACATCTTCACTAATCCGGTGCTGGCTGAGATTGGCGCCAAGTACGGAAAGAAGCCGGGCCAGGTAACCCTGCGCGCGCTGATACAGAAGGGCGTCGTCGTCATCCCGAAGTCAACGCATCGCGACCGTATGGAGGAGAATTTCAACGTGTTCGACTTCGAGCTGACCGATGAGGACCTCGCCGCTTTCCAGACGCTCGACGATGGCACATTCCCGCGCACCTTCGACCACTACGATCCGAAGGTCGTGCAATGGCTGCTCGGCGATCTCGTCAAGAAGCAGCAGCTGGGCGGCGGTAGTCTGTACTGA
- a CDS encoding excinuclease ABC subunit UvrA: protein MTAAPLHDAITVTGARENNLRNIGLTLPKRRLTVFTGVSGSGKSSLVFATIAAESRRLINETYSSFVQNFMPSSARPDVDRLEGLTPAIIVSQDRLPANTRSTLGTASDINSSLRLLYSRLSTPHVGPPQAFAFNVPSVSGGGAIKTEKNGRTVTEHRHFSVQGGMCPRCEGTGSVSEIDLTAVYDENLSLAEGAIKVPGYTADGYYVKAFAETGLFPADKPIKTFTAKQLDDFLYKEPTKIRISSHNITYEGLIPRLRSSVLSKDPASLQAHMRAFVERAVAFRNCPECDGTRLAEHARTASIAGLTIAQACAMQLSDLAGWIHDLHDAAVNPSGPTAQTVKVDGIEGAATLLEHLAEMLDAFVQIGLGYLSLDRPTSTLSGGETQRMRLARHLGSALTDVTYVFDEPSIGLHPHDLAALGKLLLSLRDKGNTVLVVEHRPEIIAIADRIVDLGPGAGHDGGRIVFEGTLEALRDSNTLTGRHLADRAALKTTVRTAHGYIPIRAATTNNLQRVDVDIPQGVLTVVTGVAGSGKSSLIHGSLSPLDGVVTLDQTVLKGSRRSSPATWTGLLDPIRKAFAKAAGVKPSLFSANSVGACPVCSGTGVVDTELGFMETVTTVCEACQGRRYSQEVLQYRFGGLSIADVLALSVDDAHALFSVKETRVASAVRILERMRAVGLGYLLLGQPLSSLSGGERQRLRLAAQLGEEAAVIVLDEPTIGLHLADIAGLLQLLDQIVDDGRTVVVIEHNQAVMAHADWIIDLGPGAGKEGGTVVFTGTPHDLVQSRSTLTGQYLARYLEGPLAGDWRGDRAS from the coding sequence ATGACTGCCGCCCCACTCCACGATGCCATCACCGTCACCGGCGCACGCGAAAACAACCTCCGCAACATCGGCCTCACGCTTCCAAAACGCCGCCTCACCGTGTTCACCGGCGTGTCGGGATCGGGTAAGTCTTCACTGGTGTTCGCGACTATTGCGGCGGAGTCACGCAGGCTCATCAATGAGACCTATTCGAGTTTCGTTCAGAACTTCATGCCGTCATCCGCTCGACCCGACGTCGACCGGTTGGAAGGTCTGACACCTGCCATCATCGTCTCGCAAGACCGCCTCCCCGCGAATACCCGCTCCACGCTCGGCACCGCCAGCGACATCAACAGCTCACTGCGCCTCCTCTACTCGCGCCTGTCCACACCGCACGTTGGCCCACCGCAGGCCTTCGCCTTTAACGTCCCCTCAGTAAGCGGTGGAGGTGCCATCAAAACAGAGAAGAACGGGCGCACCGTCACCGAACACAGGCATTTCTCAGTTCAAGGCGGTATGTGCCCGCGCTGCGAGGGCACCGGCTCGGTGTCGGAGATCGACCTCACAGCCGTGTACGACGAGAATCTTTCGCTGGCAGAAGGAGCGATTAAAGTTCCGGGCTACACCGCCGACGGATACTACGTTAAAGCCTTCGCCGAAACGGGTCTCTTCCCCGCCGACAAGCCGATTAAGACTTTCACCGCGAAGCAGCTCGATGATTTCCTCTACAAGGAACCGACGAAGATTCGCATATCGTCGCATAACATCACCTACGAGGGCCTTATCCCCCGGCTGCGTTCCTCCGTGCTTTCCAAGGATCCCGCATCATTACAAGCACATATGCGAGCCTTTGTTGAACGGGCAGTGGCGTTTCGCAATTGCCCCGAATGCGACGGGACACGGCTCGCGGAACATGCCCGCACAGCAAGCATTGCCGGTCTCACCATCGCACAGGCGTGTGCCATGCAGCTCAGTGACCTTGCCGGGTGGATACACGACCTGCACGACGCCGCAGTGAACCCATCGGGCCCCACCGCTCAGACAGTAAAGGTCGATGGTATCGAGGGGGCCGCGACGCTACTTGAGCACCTCGCAGAAATGCTTGACGCATTCGTGCAGATCGGCCTTGGATACCTCAGTCTGGACAGGCCAACCTCGACCCTCTCCGGCGGAGAGACGCAGCGTATGAGACTCGCACGCCACCTGGGCTCCGCTCTCACCGATGTCACCTACGTCTTCGACGAACCGAGCATTGGCCTCCATCCGCATGATCTTGCCGCACTGGGCAAGCTTCTGCTGTCGCTGCGGGACAAGGGCAACACGGTTCTCGTGGTCGAACACCGGCCGGAAATCATCGCCATCGCGGACCGCATCGTCGATCTCGGCCCGGGGGCCGGACATGACGGGGGTCGAATTGTTTTCGAAGGCACGCTCGAGGCACTGCGAGATAGCAACACGCTGACCGGCCGTCATCTGGCCGACCGAGCAGCACTGAAAACCACTGTTCGCACTGCTCACGGGTATATTCCTATCCGCGCTGCCACAACCAACAACCTTCAACGGGTCGACGTGGATATCCCGCAAGGAGTTCTCACCGTCGTCACGGGTGTGGCCGGTTCGGGCAAGTCCAGCCTCATCCACGGCAGTCTCTCCCCGCTCGATGGCGTGGTAACCCTCGATCAAACGGTTTTGAAGGGATCGCGGCGCTCCAGCCCCGCCACATGGACCGGCCTGCTCGACCCTATCCGCAAGGCCTTCGCCAAGGCGGCGGGCGTTAAACCCTCCCTCTTTTCAGCCAATTCCGTCGGCGCATGCCCCGTTTGCTCCGGAACAGGTGTGGTGGACACCGAACTCGGCTTCATGGAGACGGTCACAACCGTATGCGAAGCATGTCAAGGGCGGCGGTACTCCCAGGAGGTGCTGCAGTATCGCTTCGGCGGGCTGAGCATTGCCGATGTGCTGGCACTATCCGTAGACGACGCCCACGCGCTCTTCTCGGTGAAGGAAACCAGAGTTGCTTCTGCGGTACGAATCCTCGAACGGATGCGCGCCGTCGGACTCGGGTACCTGCTCCTGGGCCAGCCTCTATCCAGTCTCTCCGGTGGGGAACGCCAACGCCTCCGACTCGCCGCACAGCTCGGGGAGGAAGCCGCCGTGATCGTGCTCGACGAGCCAACCATCGGCCTCCACCTCGCCGATATTGCAGGTCTCTTACAGCTTCTGGATCAGATTGTCGACGACGGCCGTACCGTCGTCGTTATCGAGCATAACCAAGCGGTTATGGCGCATGCCGACTGGATCATAGACCTTGGACCTGGGGCCGGAAAGGAGGGCGGGACGGTTGTTTTCACTGGCACGCCGCACGATCTTGTCCAGTCCCGGTCAACTCTCACCGGCCAATACCTGGCGCGATACCTGGAAGGACCGCTTGCAGGCGACTGGAGAGGCGACCGGGCTAGCTGA
- a CDS encoding aldo/keto reductase, which produces MGVDTPASDPWLKTQQNTVPEGRRQRGTEDEEEGNMLEFTMNDGRRIPAVGYGVFLMTPAEVEAHLPEAFAVGYRHIDTANAYFNEKAVGRAVRASGIPREELFITTKLFPQSYPLEQCRADIDATLRRLDMDYIDLLLLHQPYGERVHAGVEGHGRGG; this is translated from the coding sequence ATGGGCGTGGATACACCGGCAAGCGATCCATGGCTCAAGACGCAACAGAACACGGTGCCCGAGGGCAGGCGCCAGCGGGGCACCGAAGATGAGGAGGAGGGCAACATGCTCGAGTTCACCATGAACGACGGACGGCGTATCCCGGCTGTCGGTTACGGCGTATTTCTGATGACGCCCGCCGAGGTCGAGGCGCATCTGCCAGAGGCTTTTGCTGTGGGGTACCGGCATATCGACACAGCGAATGCCTATTTCAATGAGAAGGCGGTTGGCCGCGCCGTTCGCGCCAGCGGAATCCCGCGCGAAGAGCTGTTCATCACCACCAAACTCTTCCCGCAGAGCTACCCACTTGAGCAGTGCCGGGCGGATATTGATGCCACGCTGCGGCGTCTGGATATGGACTACATTGATCTTCTGCTGCTGCATCAGCCCTATGGCGAGCGAGTACACGCAGGCGTGGAAGGCCATGGAAGAGGCGGTTGA
- the rsfS gene encoding ribosome silencing factor, with protein sequence MTVSPQIEEYVCLAVRAADELKATSILALDVSQRLVLSEVFLVLSGSSDRQVRAIVDAVEERLHTAGLKRTRREGYDEAHWVLIDYGDLVVHVLQDEDREYYALDRLWADCPVLDLEVSADDASVQVGSDSHAVVDVAE encoded by the coding sequence GTGACAGTTTCACCCCAGATAGAGGAATATGTTTGCCTGGCGGTTCGTGCCGCCGATGAGCTGAAGGCGACGAGCATTCTTGCCCTCGATGTGTCGCAAAGGCTGGTCCTCTCAGAAGTGTTCCTTGTACTGTCTGGTTCGAGTGACCGGCAAGTGCGGGCAATCGTCGACGCCGTCGAGGAACGGTTGCACACTGCTGGGCTGAAGCGGACCCGGCGGGAGGGATACGACGAGGCGCATTGGGTGCTGATTGACTACGGCGATCTGGTTGTGCACGTGCTGCAGGACGAAGACCGCGAATACTATGCGCTGGACAGGCTGTGGGCGGACTGCCCGGTTCTTGATTTAGAGGTTTCCGCAGATGATGCGTCAGTGCAGGTCGGCTCGGATTCTCATGCTGTGGTGGACGTGGCGGAATGA